In the genome of Quercus robur chromosome 3, dhQueRobu3.1, whole genome shotgun sequence, one region contains:
- the LOC126717062 gene encoding uncharacterized protein LOC126717062 — MEQQQQQQHHLLHFIHPNHPLLFNPDHRSGYRCRGCCEQVYGPSYSCRESGCYHYTHHKSCAELPLGLHHPLHPIHPLILFSPWRWAYVAEDKQFYKCELCKESCEECKDVYSYRCSRCDFNLHITCASLAPTTMEPEFHHHPLTPFWKWVIFTCDICGKEDKDKGMPYMCQPCGLWIHRTCASFPSRVKVVRHKHLLHLTHSSLQFHQPDPRFCQLCVQKLDTRYGLYYCSICDFIAHLDCAIFKENREYIDLQKFEDEDEVPELDESVDSITYKVNKFNMGEDGTQIAIEIKHFSHEHDLMLTDEVLNNQKCDGCVRDILPPFYSCVKCSFFLHESCVKLPKKKKHPLHQHPLTLLPKAPYMHKLFWCNACRQGCNGFTYSCIMCKFDLDVECSLKPDVFTHEGHKHRLILSNTAHRQKCNCCDNERYQVFRCTTCEFVLDFQCATLPQTTRYGQHEHPFTLSYRAEDNSGEYYCDICEEERRDSKYWFYYCEDCNYPAHPNCIIGKYPNFKFGGAYTFDCHSHPLTFVEETKDRPQCNECNDSCEELIYQCAQCNFYIHQYCL; from the coding sequence ATggagcagcagcagcaacagcagcaCCATCTTCTACATTTTATCCATCCCAACCATCCCTTGCTCTTCAATCCTGACCACAGAAGTGGATATCGTTGTCGGGGGTGCTGCGAACAAGTTTATGGTCCTAGCTACAGTTGTAGAGAATCAGGATGCTATCACTACACTCATCATAAATCATGTGCAGAATTACCCCTTGGGTTGCACCATCCCTTGCACCCAATCCATCCTCTTATTCTCTTTTCTCCATGGAGATGGGCATATGTAGCTGAGGACAAACAATTTTACAAATGCGAACTCTGCAAAGAATCCTGCGAAGAATGTAAAGATGTATACAGTTATCGGTGTTCCCGCTGTGACTTCAACCTTCACATCACATGCGCTTCTTTAGCCCCCACCACCATGGAACCTGAATTCCACCACCACCCATTGACCCCCTTTTGGAAGTGGGTCATCTTCACTTGCGACATTTGCGGCAAAGAAGACAAAGACAAAGGTATGCCCTATATGTGTCAACCATGTGGTTTATGGATACATAGAACATGTGCTTCTTTTCCAAGCAGAGTCAAAGTTGTGCGTCACAAGCACCTCCTCCACCTCACCCATTCTTCTCTTCAATTCCATCAACCCGACCCCCGATTTTGCCAACTCTGTGTTCAAAAACTGGACACACGCTATGGGCTTTACTATTGCTCCATATGCGATTTCATTGCCCATCTTGATTGTGCTATATTCAAGGAAAACAGGGAGTATATAGATTTGCAAAAATTTGAAGATGAGGATGAAGTTCCAGAACTCGATGAATCAGTTGACTCAATAACTTACAAAGTCAACAAATTCAATATGGGGGAGGACGGAACTCAAATAGCCATAGAAATCAAACACTTCAGTCATGAGCATGACTTAATGCTTACTGATGAGGttttaaataaccaaaaatGCGATGGTTGTGTAAGAGACATTCTCCCTCCGTTTTATAGTTGTGTAAAGTGTAGCTTTTTTCTTCATGAATCTTGTGttaaattacccaaaaaaaagaaacatccaCTTCATCAACACCCACTCACCCTCCTCCCAAAGGCACCTTATATGCATAAGTTGTTTTGGTGTAATGCTTGTCGCCAAGGTTGCAATGGCTTCACCTACAGTTGTATTATGTGCAAGTTTGATCTCGATGTTGAATGTAGTTTGAAACCGGACGTCTTTACCCATGAAGGTCATAAGCATCGACTTATCCTCTCCAACACAGCACATAGGCAGAAATGCAATTGTTGTGATAACGAAAGATACCAAGTATTTCGTTGTACCACTTGTGAATTTGTACTAGACTTTCAGTGTGCTACATTACCACAGACCACAAGATATGGACAACATGAGCATCCCTTCACTCTCAGTTATAGAGCTGAAGATAACTCTGGTGAATATTATTGTGATATCTGTGAAGAAGAACGGCGGGACTCAAAGTATTGGTTTTACTACTGTGAAGATTGCAATTATCCTGCTCATCCAAATTGTATTATTGGGAAATACCCAAATTTCAAGTTTGGAGGTGCTTACACATTTGATTGTCACTCACACCCTCTTACTTTCGTTGAGGAAACTAAAGACCGCCCTCAATGTAACGAATGTAATGATTCTTGTGAAGAGTTGATCTATCAATGTGCTCAATGTAATTTCTACATCCACCAGTATTgtttataa
- the LOC126717069 gene encoding uncharacterized GPI-anchored protein At5g19250-like — protein MAFLKLSLLLLFMLVLHGVRCKPMYHNNDEEDDLFEGLNGYRSSSNLPNFTENSNAACLAEKIADKLDALSCENAFDFSSAPGNKPNFTDFDKLLDKCDINSNNTLDGVILPVCVPKLDPTAVLSNYTNSQYAKYLNDSSYTGAGIGSEENWMVVVLSTNTSTGSFSGAASLIANISMSNYLVALFFGLLVISGS, from the exons ATGGCTTTCCTTAAACTTAGCCTCCTCCTACTCTTTATGCTTGTTCTTCATGGTGTGCGCTGCAAACCAATGTATCACAATAATG ATGAAGAAGACGATCTCTTCGAAGGACTCAATGGTTACAGGTCATCATCAAATCTCCCCAACTTCACAGAGAACAGCAATGCAGCTTGCCTTGCTGAAAAAATTGCAGACAAATTAGATGCCCTATCTTGTGAAAATGCCTTCGACTTCAGCTCTGCTCCAGGCAACAAGCCTAATTTCACTGACTTTGACAAGCTCCTGGATAAGTGTGACATAAATAGCAACAACACACTTGATGGGGTCATACTGCCTGTTTGTGTGCCCAAATTAGACCCAACTGCAGTCCTTTCTAATTATACAAATTCTCAATATGCAAAATATCTTAATGATTCCAGCTACACTGGGGCCGGGATTGGCTCTGAGGAAAACTGGATGGTGGTCGTTTTGAGCACTAACACATCAACCGGAAGCTTTTCCGGTGCAGCTTCTTTGATTGCTAATATAAGTATGAGTAACTACCTGGTGGCTTTGTTCTTTGGATTGCTTGTAATTTCAGGGAGCTGA